The DNA region TCTGTTGCAGGTGGAGGACCCCTTGCCCCCCGTCTTTTCGGGCACTCCAAAGGGCAGTGGGGCTGGCTATGGTGTTGGTTTTGACCTGGAGGAGTTCCTAAACCAGTCTTTTGATATGGGCGTGGCTGACGGGCCACAGGATGGGTAAGACGGCTGGACCAAGCTTCTGGAATGGGGCTGTGGGTAGGGTTTCCTGGTGCAGGAGGAGCTTGCCTGTGGGATGGGCAAGGAGCCAGCCTAGGCTAACGGTacctctcccctccactctccctgctttccttctccctgcagcCAGGCGGACTCAGCCTCACTCTCGGCTTCCCTGCTTGCTGACTGGCTGGAGGGCCACGGCATGAACCCTGCCGACATTGAGTCCCTGCAGCGTGAGATCCAGATGGACTCCCCAATGCTGCTGGCTGACCTGCCGGACCTCCAGGAGCCCTGAGGCCCACAGCCTGTGCCTTGCTGCCAGGGGCGGACCCAGCTACGAGACTCACGGGAACATTTCTAAGGGTTGGAGCCCCGGGCCCAGCAGTGGAAGCTCGGCTTCGATTATTTGCAAGTTCATCTCAGACACACTCTTGCAGCCTTAAgcagccacctgagccaccacCAAGCCATGGCAGGATCAGGAAACCTCTACTCCCTGAGCGATCCTTTTcagtattgtatttttattattattattattattattattgtaattattatattaatattatggCGCAGTCTTTTTACCATCAAAACGAGGCCTGTGAAATATGAGGTTCCGTTTAGTGCCTAACTCTAGGTGTCTCTTTGGAGTTGAGGGCAGGGTGTTgtcaggggagcagggaggagctgGGTCATCACATCTGGGGGCCAAGCAAACACATTTGCATGCACAGCAGCCAAAGCCAGTTCATTCCGATCCTGAGGTTTATTGAGCTCTTCACTCCCCACCTGCTTCCAGCCCCATGGAGGTtgtcctctgcccccccccccacatggtCAAACCTCAGCCCTGGGGGGGGGAACCCCCATGTCTATGCGTACCTTGGTTGTAACTGTTTAGAATGGCGTGCAATAGCTGTGCTGAAATACGGTTTTGGCATTGAGCTTTGGGGGCCTGGGACAGGCGGGAGGGGACAGCAGAGTAGGACcgtgaggtggggctgggggtccaTGGTGCTCACCACTGCGAAATGAGTTGATGGGAGGGAGGCGAAGGATGGGAGATACTCTGaggatggtgggggaggaggtgctGGGGGGTGGCGGTGGTGGCCGCGCACGGGTGGCCTGGCGCACGCCGTGGGCATGGGTCAGACTGCGCCACCCCAGTCTAGCACGCTCGGGGGGCTCCAGACGGCGGAGTCCACAGCAAGGAGGCTGGCTAAGGTGGAACACAGGCCCACAGCCTCAGAGGGCGGCTCCCGGCTCTCCGCCTGGAGGGGGAGGGCGGAGCCAAGGAAGAGTCTCGCGAAGCCGGTCAGGTCCAGGCCGGAACGGCTGTGCCTTTCGGAGGCTGCCTGGGAAAGCTGCTGGCCGCGTGGCCGTAGGTGAGGGCAACAGGCCTGGCTTTCAGACGGACGCCCTAGGTGTGACGGGATGCGTGGGGCCAGAGCCGTAAGGCCCCCTGTGAGAAGCAGGTGCTAAGAGAGCAGCGGGCAGGGGCGGGTAGGGCGGGGGCGGAGGGAGCGCTCGTGGAGACCGGAGCGGCCAGGGAAGCCTGGGCCTGCTGGGGGCCAGCCCCTCAGGCCCGGCGGATTTTCATCTCGGTGCGCTTGAGGGAGTAGTAGAAGCCCTTCCACTGGGCCCAGTTGATGCCGTTGGCGTAGGAGAGGTGGGAGCCGCCCAGGTAGAAGCCGTTGAGGTTGGCGAAGTGGCAGCTGCGGAACCAGAAGGCTCCCGAGGAGAGGGCCGCGCAGTTCTGCACAAAGAGGTCCTGGTCCCGGTCGAAGGTGGAGAACTTCTGGCCGCTGTGGTAGGACAGGGAGTCGCCTggcgggaggggaggagggacggGGCTGCTGAGGCGGGGAGCCGGTGGGGCTGGCGGGATGGGGCGCCCTCCCCGAGCCGGCCGCGGATAGCTGCGCTCCGCCTGTAGACCAGCAGCTGCTCCCCACGGGGCTGCCCCAGTGAGCGGACGCCGCTTCTCCGGGGCCCCGGCCCGAGCTGGGTGGGAGCCAGCAAGGCCCCTCTGGGCCGCGAGGGGGACGGAGCGGCCCGACGGGCTCAGGGGTCCAGCGGGCGGTGCCAGCCGTGCCTTCTCGCCCGACGGCCCCGCGTCAGGCCGGCAGCCGGCATACCTGCCCCGCCGTCCTCGAAGCCCGCCACGTAGAGGGTGTAGCCGTCCTCCTCCGCGCTGACCGCGTTGGGCGAGATGGAGAATTCGGCGTACTTGGCGGCCGCCGTGTTGTTCTCGAAGTCCTCCAGGTCCACGCGCAGCTCGTACTTCTGCTTCAGCGTCAGGAGGTGCAGATTCTGCAGccctggggaggggcggggcagcTGGTCAGCAGAGCCCGGGCTCGGGGCGGCCCACGGGACGCCCCGTTCCCCGCCTTACCCAGCCAGTACTCCCCGTCGGCGCGGCCGAAGCCCAGCTTGTAGTCGTTCCAGCCCCGGAAGAAACTCACTGAGCCGTTGAATCTCTTCTGGAAAACCTGGAGCAGAGAGGATAGGCCTGGAGGATCAAGAGTCCAGGGGGCGGGAACCTCCCCCAGGCACGGACCCTGTCATGGGGATGGGGTTTTGTTCAAAGACTGAGCCGGGGCCTAAAACAAGGCCCGCTAGGCCCGGGCCGGCCCCAGGCCCCTTAGTGAGCAGCTCCTGGCGCCAGGCAAAGGTTAAGGGGGGAGCGGCTCTAGAGTTCCGGCCGCAGGCAGGGAGTCCCTCCGGGGTGGGCTTCGTGACCTTGGGCGAATTACTTCACCTCTCAGGTTTCAGTTCCCCTGTAAAGTGTACCTTCCTCCCAGGGTTACTGTGGGGGTGCAGGTACTAACCTGCCTCAGGCACCTAGAATGCAGCGTCGGTGTCGTGATCCCCGTTTTAGAGGTGGAAAAACTGAAGTGCAAGGTGAAGCTGGGTCGCACAGCGGGGACCAGAACCAGGCCTCCGTCCCCTCCGCCCACTCACCGTCCACTTCCCGCCCTCGGTGGTCATGTCACAGAAGACAGGCACGGGCACGCTGGGGCCCGAGGGATAGATGAGGTACACGCCGTCCACCTGGTAGCCCTGGGCGTAGATGTCATCGCAGTCCAGGGGCTGCTGAAGGCAACCCCTCTccagagctgggggcgggggcggggggcgtgaGGACAAGGGCACCAAGGCACAACCGGCCCCTCGGCGCGCTGcggtttgcctccctccccagggtcccAGGAATTCACAAGATTCCCTGCAGGGGGGTGCTCGAACTTGATCTCCACCTGCCCCGTGGTAGAGAGGAGGGGATGGCATCTGGCAGGGGCTCAGCCCTGAGGCCCGACTCCCGGAAATGATGGCTCGGAGTCACCTCTCCTCACCCGGCCTGCTCGCCAGGCTGCTTACCATCTCCCCGGATCCCGGAGACCTGGGGGGCGCAGGGGGGCAtggagagaagcagcagcagcagcggcagggCCAGGAGGGCCTGGGACAGGACAACAGGGTCACCTCACcgcagccccctgcccccgccagcCCCGGAGCCCCTTGAGGCTCTGCACTTGTCCCTCCTGCAAACCACCCCCTGCCGGGAACTCCTTTTCTGCCCTTCGGCCCCTCTTTCCGCGCCTGAGAAACCCCACTCTCTGGGACAGGCTCGGGGCCCTCATAGCCTCCGAGTTTCAACTGGATCACGAGGATCCCGTGCCTTCACAGGCCCCTCTCTGGTAAGGGTCCTCCTCCCGGAGTGGGCTCAGGCCCCCAATGCCAtgagccccccagccccagccccaggcccggTACCTTCATGCTGCCAGTTCAGCTCAGAGCGGCTGGGTGTCTGCTGCCCCAGACTGCGCCCCAGACTGCACCCGCCCAGAGTTATGTGCTGGGCCCCGGGCCagccgccccggccccgccccctgtcGCTGCAgagcccccctctcccctcccccggcaCTGAACCAGCATCTGCTTACACGGTCAGGGGGGCCGGGGGAGGTGGGGCCCGGGCCAGGGGACCACCTGTGTCTCATTAGGCCTGTCAGGGGCAGAGCACTAAGGACGTTCACTCCCTGCTGAGTCACACTGCTCCCTGGAGCCCCTCTACCACCCGCCCCCTGGACCTGTGGACCCCTGGTACCCCCAGCCCATCCTCTGCttcttcaccccccaccccatgtctgtttattttctcctccCCTAGCCTGTGTTTCATCAGCCTTTGGGGGAAGGCTAaagagtggtggggagggtgtgAGTACGCCTGggttctggggaggggaggcccattctgggggagcagaaggctggggaGGCCGCTTCAGAGCTCCTGATGTGGGAGCCtgtctggggctggagggggatAGGGGCAGCAGGGGCCAGGCAGTCTCCTGGCAGGGCTGGGACATTTCTGAGCCATGAGCACAGCCTGCAGGCGTCCAACTGTTGTCTGCCCCAGCTCAAGCCAGGGCCCCTCTCCAGCCTCTGTCCAGCCCCCCTTGCTCGGGCCCCTCAggccccctcctttcccctcccacaGAGCTCCCCGGTGATGTGTCTGGCTCACACACCCACAAGCGTGGGGCAAGCGTGGGGCCTCTCTCATTTCTCTTCACCTCACCacaccccccttccttctctcaacCCCACCTCAGACTCCCTCCTAAGTGGTGTCCCATTTTCTCAGCCCTGAAAGCCCACCTCTTGCCTCCTTGCTCACCTCCCAACCCGCCCTGAGGCCCATCTGCTCCTTTCTCCACTGAGGTTCCAGGCCTCCTCTCGGGGTGCTCATTGCCCCCAGCCCCTTCGTGGATGTCCCCGCTTCTGTTCTCTCCCCCTCCATCTACCTGTCTGCACAGGCTGCCAGAACGCTCTTTTTAGAGGGCTGCTCCGTCATCACCTGCTTTAAGTCTCGGGTGGCTCTCTGCGGCCTCAGGGCTGAGGCTCAGTTTCTCACCTTGGACGTGAGAGGAATTTTAATTCTGGCTCACGGCTACCTTAGGGACCTTATCCCAGACTGCTTGTGACTCATAAAGCACGATCTAGCCACACCGGGTCTCTTGCCATggaaccccccaccccgcctttgCCTGCTCGGTTGTTCCCTGGGGGGCCCACCTGTTGGTCTTCTCTGCTTGGCCATGAGCGCAGGCTGGCAGGGTCAGCGTCATTCCTGCACACTTTGCACACATCCCAGAGCCTGGCACGCGCCCTGAGTCACAGATCAAATGTCTTgtgagcacctactttgtgccgGCTGCTGGGGATAGGGTTTCGGCCCCTAACGAGTGGCAGACGCACGCATCAGACACTTCGTTGTATGGTGCCAGCACCTCTGTGGAATGGACCAGCAAACGAAGTATCCAGAGGCACAAAGTAAGAAAGAGAGTGGCTCTGCGTCATgtcccctctcctcactcctAAGTCAATAAGCCCCTCGGATGAGCCCAGGCGGCTTTCGTGGTTCTGTAATTGCCGGAAGGAGTTGTCCGTCTCCatagtggtggcacggcctgggGGTTCTGGAACCAGGTTACCAGCGTCCAAATCCAGGCTGTGCCACCTGTTAGCTGGGGGACCTCGGACAAGTCCTCTcgcctctccgtgcctcagtttccccctctgtaaaatgaggatagtcACAGTATCTCCTCCAAAGAGCTACGGTAAGGATGAAGGACTACATAACCGACAACACACAGCTATGCCTCTGATCGGTAAGTAATAAATACGAGCCATCTCATCATCAGAAACCTTGCGATTGTTCTTTACGCGAGTGGATTGTCTTCCGTGTGATCTTTATCCTTGTCTGTGGAAGAGagagtggcctgcctctcaacACCCAATTTCCCTCAGTCCTAAGTGGTAAGGTTGATTGTCCAGCCTCCATGGGTGGGGTCACAGATCTGAATTTTGGCCGCGGAGCTGCAAACAGAAGTTCTGCAAAAGTGGGGAGCTGTTCCATCTTCTTCCCGCTGTTTGGCCTGTTGCGGGGCGCgatggctggagctccagccgCCATCTTGAACAGTGAGGATGAGGCCCCAGCAAGAGATGGTAGAAGGTGGgtgcacccagctggctcagctggtggagcatctgactcttgatctcggggtcgtgagtttgagctccacgttgggggTAGGGATTACTCAAAGAAAAAGAGCTGGTGGAGGGTGCTCAGAGAGGAGCTAGGTCCCTCAGGACCTCGTGGAGCGGGTCCAAGGCCAAGCTCTGGACTGCCCTTCCCTAGGCCTCACTTACGTGGAGGAGAAAGACGCTTTTATCTAGCTTAAGCCTCTGTTGTTTGTCCCCTGCTGCACACAGCTGAGTCTAATCCTAAAACATCTCTCCTTTCAGCAAATGCCCGCTAATTTTAGCACTGGCTACAAAtaggaaaatgatgaaaaaatcagtcatcaaaagaaataataaaacgtGTAGACTACAACTAATAAACAAACATAGGAACACAAGGAAGAATTAAGCAATGAGGGATCAACCATTTTTTGCCCGTTAGTCGTTTTTTCCTCTAACTGCCCAGGAACGTATGTTAAGTGGCAAAGCAGGCAGTGTGTTCCGCTCCCTGGATGCGGTTGGGAATGAGTTTAACTCTTCGGGGAAAGCTAGAAAGGGTTGGTCACACAGCCCACGTCAGGAACACCGCTTTGAAGATGCCGTCTGAAGGAAACGCTCTGACATACTGAAAAACGACGTGGATTGGTCAGTGGTCGTATTCGTTGGCTGCCCGCTGTGGGAACCTCCCCATGTTTcggggtcccccccaccccaactggaAGGCAGGTGCCTGCTCTCCCAAGCTTGCTGGCAGGGCTGTTGAAAGCACGTGACCTCAGTGTAGCTGATCACGTGCATCACCCCGGGCTTCGTTTTGGGAGATAACTGATGTaagaggcaggagaaggaagcACTCACTCTCGGGGTGGTAGTGACCCCAGAGGCGTCTGGCTTCCAGGTTCTCTGGCCGGTTGGTGGTGACTTTGCAAGCACAGTGCTGAGTCATATTGGCTCTGGCTTGGGCTGCAAAGCCCTCAGCTGGGTTCTCCACTCCTGGCAATTGCTTTTTCTCtgcccatgatttttttttaaaaagaaccccccccccccatgggtgAAGATGTTTATATCGGGGCCTTTTCACGGCCAGCAGCTGACGCCAACTCTGACCAACTTTGTTGGGAGGCTTGCAGGGCCTGGCAGTTGTGGAGAACTAGCTTGagcggggagtgggggtgggagctgAGGCTGCCCCAAGGCTCTGGGAGGCAGGTCCCCCGTGGTGGTCTCATAGTGGGGCCAGTCTGTCAGGGTGATGCCGCTCACTGGACAGGCcatgtctttgtctgcttgacaGCCAGGTTCCTGGAGGCGGGGAGCATGCATCCCTCTGGCCTTGGCACGGGTCACTTGCCTACCCACTCGGCATTTGCCTTTCTACCCCATCTTTCTCTGTCCTGCTCTAGTGGCGATGCCCCGGGCATCGCTGTGGTCCCATGGCCCCTGGCTTCTGGCTGGATTGGGCCAATGGGAGGCAGCAGCTGGAGACGGAGGAAGAGAGTGGTTGGGATGTTTCTCCCTGACTCCTGTCATTCCCAGGACTGCAGTTTCAGCAATGGCTGTGCCCGCCTCCCTACCTCCAATTACAGCTCCTGCCCTAACCCCCTTCACTAGACCCCAGACCTCCATTTCCTCCCCTTACCCCTGCAGCCTGGGACGGTAAGCCCCCTTCCCCCTATTGCTAGTCCCAGGGGGCTCCAGGATCCCGTGCTGGCTTCCTAAATGCCCATACCCAAGGAAGTAGTCCCTTCATTAAATTCCTCAAGAACGAGACAGAACAGCCGAGTCTGCCTTTGTTTCATGCCAGGACCCTGATTGCCGCAAGCTCTTACTTTGGTTTCGTTCTAAAAGCCAGCAGCCAGTGGAATATCTTAGACAACAGCTGAAGACAAGACGTCCGCACGTCTCTGCAGGTCCCGGGCGGGCATCATCTCCCCCTTGACCTTCCCTAACTGC from Ursus arctos isolate Adak ecotype North America unplaced genomic scaffold, UrsArc2.0 scaffold_14, whole genome shotgun sequence includes:
- the MFAP4 gene encoding microfibril-associated glycoprotein 4, with product MKALLALPLLLLLLSMPPCAPQVSGIRGDALERGCLQQPLDCDDIYAQGYQVDGVYLIYPSGPSVPVPVFCDMTTEGGKWTVFQKRFNGSVSFFRGWNDYKLGFGRADGEYWLGLQNLHLLTLKQKYELRVDLEDFENNTAAAKYAEFSISPNAVSAEEDGYTLYVAGFEDGGAGDSLSYHSGQKFSTFDRDQDLFVQNCAALSSGAFWFRSCHFANLNGFYLGGSHLSYANGINWAQWKGFYYSLKRTEMKIRRA